GATTTATTAAAAAGTACGTTTCAAGGTTCTTATTAGTCTCTCTTATTCTCTCTGCAAGTTCAATAGCTAGATTTTTCAAAACTAAAACTCCTATTTTTGGATCTCTTTCAACGATTTTCCAGAAGTCTTCCCTTTTTAATACATATAGCGATGATTCCTTAACAGCTATGCAAGTAGCACTTCTGGGCACATCAGAAATAAGGGAAAGTTCCCCAAAAAAAGAGCCATTTTCAAGCTCAGCGAGAACAAGAACAAGATCACCTCTTTTTAACCTCACTTCAACTTTACCCTTTTCTATAATATAAAGAGTATCACCAGGGGAGCCCTCTTCAAAAATTGTTTCACCTTTTTCATAATTTCTTGGTTCAAGATTTTCTAAAATCTTAGAGAGTTGGTCTTCTTTTAGACCCTTAAAAAGCAACACGTTTTTAAGGATATTAATCATCAAATAGTTTTAA
The genomic region above belongs to Candidatus Hydrothermales bacterium and contains:
- a CDS encoding cyclic nucleotide-binding domain-containing protein; translated protein: MINILKNVLLFKGLKEDQLSKILENLEPRNYEKGETIFEEGSPGDTLYIIEKGKVEVRLKRGDLVLVLAELENGSFFGELSLISDVPRSATCIAVKESSLYVLKREDFWKIVERDPKIGVLVLKNLAIELAERIRETNKNLETYFLINQAIIDNEQFRKLYIAAKGRSI